A stretch of Caenorhabditis elegans chromosome IV DNA encodes these proteins:
- the H20E11.2 gene encoding CUB-like domain-containing protein (Partially confirmed by transcript evidence), producing MMITFSVFCIALLSTTAAALNCSQIPDSYIYAGNVFWYPNNSSNYVTIPPNFNCNYIIKAPIASSQILHGYVELWNLLKGVNDYFIVTDTLGAKQTIKPRGGSYLTYDVFPGKEISIQVVTKSVNMGSQFNFKVSYSKVNVGPTTAMKTGGIMNFVNLENIRGSDPNFSNSLSVVGTEQISVSLATSRYQYPTDLLYNTFVIDGDFYNQASVHRLLPLQGGPPLQTIGNKVTIVTFVNETSTECAVVLNPKSEADGFDYLSSQASINGEINKISFAPLDQRQGLQVIALHNTQIIMDSLVLDTKTDFFCTAIVISGPPNNSSHLLLNLEKAQGLMPYTFNMSYFTVVGTECLFSFTITSPNNS from the exons ATGATGATaacattttcagtattttgtATTGCATTGTTATCTACAACTGCAGCAGCATTGA ATTGCTCACAAATTCCAGATTCATATATCTATGCCGGTAATGTATTTTGGTATCCAAATAATTCTTCGAATTACGTAACGATTCCACCTAACTTCAATTGCAACTATATT ATAAAAGCCCCAATTGCATCGTCTCAAATTTTACATGGATATGTGGAATTATGGAATTTGTTGAAAGGAGTCAATGATTATTTCATTGTGACGGATACTTTGGGAGCTAAACAAACGATTAAACC GAGAGGCGGTAGTTATCTAACGTATGATGTATTTCCTGGAAAGGAAATTTCGATTCAAGTTGTTACAAAAAGTGTTAATATGGGATctcaatttaatttcaaagtttcttattcaaaag TAAACGTTGGACCAACAACTGCAATGAAAACTGGTGGAATTATGAACTTTGTTAATCTTGAAAATATTAGGGGTTCTGatccaaacttttcaaattccttGTCAGTTGTCGGAACAGAGCAA atttcagtaAGTTTGGCTACATCTCGTTACCAATATCCAACTGATTTGCTCTATAACACATTTGTAATTGATGGAGATTTCTATAATCAAGCATCAGTTCACAGACTATTACCACTTCAAGGAGGTCCACCTTTACAAACAATCGGAAATAAAGTGACTATCGTGACATTTGTCAATGAGACATCTACTGAATGTGCAGTTgttttaaatccaaaatcaGAAGCTGATGGTTTTGATTATTTATCATCTCAAGCAAGTATTAATggagaaattaataaaatcagTTTTGCTCCATTGGATCAGAGACAAGGTCTACAAGTTATTGCTCTTCATAATACTCAAATCATTATGGATTCGTTGGTACTTGATACT aaaactgattttttctgcACTGCAATAGTAATATCTGGACCACCAAATAATTCTTCTCATCTACTtcttaatttggaaaaagctCAAGGACTTATGCCATACACTTTTAATATGTCATACTTCACTGTTGTTGGAACAGAATGCTTATTTTCTTTCACTATAACATCACCGAATAATTCATAA
- the H20E11.1 gene encoding CUB-like domain-containing protein (Confirmed by transcript evidence) — MHFLFTINIFLVFSLALFRISAQLDCTAIPDGLQVAGNAINIPDNSVVPVALSANFNCSYTIKPPKNTFAKITLLNQLVGVNDVIIVTDGLQLTTKINRNYPNNVIFYVFPQTSTTVDVQNIDAASKFQMTITYTSLPPSTQRALQTGQNVNYFSLSTVQRKPISFSSDGSISLTLARSGYVYDKFDNYYIIDGDMDNPKSIQRLDNYQSKNFNSSGNIISIVGLDDLATHTTFILTPSTDLIGYTKFSGTTVNAVSPNVYVNAANEEKVRVVVVAKDANQLVLKKMGTLENENCKAYADTGTPSSPSNTLIDFKSDAYSLPQLFPYPYFSIIVENCDVNFNFSTTLPSNYYTIDSERNGFIFSPTFFNSEADNGYINITFAYTGDEKVQFAVDVDRVTMGNSNSQLDINIYDSKWNPTLSTVISGNQEGTRSRANGVYLNVRMTSATSTKLYWSLTSFSVSIFNLQFIIILAVCTMMISN; from the exons ATGCACTTTTTATTCACAATCAATATATTCCTAGTTTTTTCTTTGGCTCTTTTCAGAATATCAGCACAGTTAG ATTGCACGGCAATTCCAGATGGCTTGCAGGTTGCTGGAAACGCAATTAATATTCCTGATAATTCAGTAGTTCCTGTAGCATTATCTGCAAACTTCAATTGCAGTTATACG ataaaaccTCCCAAAAAcacatttgcaaaaattacgTTGCTGAACCAATTGGTGGGGGTTAATGATGTTATAATTGTTACTGATGGACTGCAGCTGACAACAAAGATTAATCG AAACTATCCAAATAATGTTATATTCTACGTTTTCCCGCAAACTTCAACGACTGTTGACGTTCAGAACATTGATGCagcttcgaaatttcaaatgacaaTTACTTATACATCAT TACCTCCATCTACACAAAGAGCGCTTCAAACAGGACAAAATGTTAACTATTTCAGTCTGAGTACAGTGCAAAGAAAgccaatttctttttcatctgATGGATCG ATATCTCTAACACTTGCTAGATCCGGATACGTATATGATAAATTCGATAATTATTATATTATTGATGGAGACATGGACAACCCCAAGTCCATCCAAAGGCTAGACAATTAtcaatccaaaaatttcaattcatctGGAAATATTATAAGTATTGTGGGATTAGATGATTTGGCAACTCACACAACTTTTATATTAACTCCAAGCACCGATCTCATTGgatatacaaaattttctggaactaCAGTCAATGCAGTTTCTCCAAATGTTTATGTGAATGCAGCAAATGAAGAGAAAGTTCGAGTTGTGGTTGTTGCAAAAGACGCCAACCAACTTGTACTGAAGAAAATGGGAACATTAGAG aatgaaaacTGTAAAGCTTATGCTGATACTGGAACTCCAAGTTCTCCATCGAATACCTTAATTGATTTCAAATCAGATGCATATTCACTTCCTCAGCTCTTTCCTTATCCGTATTTCTCTATAATTGTCGAGAACTGTGATGTCAATTTCAACTTTAGTACAACTTTACCATCAAACTATTATACCATAGATAGTGAAAGaaatggttttattttttcgcctACATTCTTCAATAGTGAGGCAGATAATGGATATATTAATATCACTTTTG cgTACACTGGTGATGAGAAAGTGCAATTCGCTGTCGACGTGGATAGAGTGACaatgggaaattcaaactccCAGTTGGATATAAACATTTATGATAGCAAATGGAATCCAACTTTGAGTACTGT AATAAGTGGTAACCAAGAAGGAACTCGTTCACGAGCAAATGGAGTATATTTGAATGTTCGAATGACAAGTGCTACATCTACAAAACTTTATTGGAGTCTAACTTCCTTTTCTGTGTCTATTTTCA atcttcAATTCATAATTATTCTTGCTGTTTGTACTATGATGATCTCAAACTGA